In Aliarcobacter faecis, a genomic segment contains:
- a CDS encoding ATP-dependent helicase encodes MSENLLNSLNNSQKNAAQHIDGPLLILAGAGSGKTKTITTRLAFLISIGIDPKSILTLTFTNKAANEMRERAYFLLNSQELNTPPLLCTFHKFGLLFLKFYISELNRKNNFIIIDSDDKRRVLKSINKEIPSALLSSEVSKYKNSIMSPTEVKAQAQGKLYTEIADIYALYEEHLLKNNLVDFDDLLLLPYKILKNNQKLAEQISSKYQYIMVDEYQDTNELQYRLLRLLCSSHDNICVVGDDDQSIYGWRGATIKNILNFNEHFEKATIVKLEENYRSTDTILQHANALIEHNRDRLGKKLVGTKEKGSSIKVYESNDENDETRKIVEDIKNLLANGENAKDIAILFRVNALSRSLEEGFNKAGLNYKLVGGMKFYERTEIKDLIAYFRILTNLSDNFSIKRIINKPKRGIGATTIDKLEERANELKTSIFDLIQDSTADELSAVVGKKNSRTLKVFEASILDLRELMNQSKMRLLDSFEDTFDYRASYDNLPDGFERQANIDEFYGYIRDYFMQNPHLDLKDFLNEIALESQNDEYTNESISMMSIHASKGLEFKHLFIIGLEEGFFPIIGDGTDLEEERRLGYVAFTRAMDNLTLSFVHSRFYKGKRAQLNKSRFLVESGLVKGSLVIEKQSGFKKGDIVTHKIFGQGRVEKAVNAGKDYKLTINFGGQKREILSSFVEKA; translated from the coding sequence AAATTCATTAAACAATTCACAAAAAAATGCAGCACAACATATTGATGGACCATTATTAATTCTTGCAGGTGCAGGGAGTGGAAAGACAAAAACAATCACTACTAGATTGGCTTTTTTAATCTCAATTGGAATAGATCCGAAATCTATTTTGACTTTAACTTTTACAAATAAAGCCGCAAATGAGATGAGAGAAAGGGCATATTTTCTTTTAAATTCTCAAGAACTTAATACACCTCCTCTTTTGTGTACTTTTCATAAATTTGGATTACTGTTTTTGAAATTTTATATAAGTGAATTAAATAGAAAGAATAATTTTATAATAATAGATAGTGATGATAAAAGAAGGGTTTTAAAATCAATAAATAAAGAGATACCATCAGCACTTTTATCAAGTGAAGTATCAAAATATAAAAATTCTATAATGTCTCCAACAGAAGTAAAAGCTCAAGCACAAGGTAAACTCTATACAGAAATTGCAGATATTTATGCTTTATATGAAGAGCATTTATTAAAGAATAATCTTGTAGATTTTGATGATTTATTACTTCTTCCTTATAAAATTCTAAAAAATAATCAAAAATTAGCAGAACAAATTAGTAGTAAGTACCAATATATTATGGTAGATGAGTATCAAGATACAAATGAACTTCAATATAGACTTTTAAGACTTTTATGTTCAAGCCATGACAATATCTGTGTTGTTGGAGATGATGACCAATCTATTTATGGTTGGAGAGGTGCGACAATAAAGAATATTTTAAACTTTAATGAACATTTTGAAAAAGCAACAATTGTAAAATTAGAAGAGAACTATCGTTCTACGGATACGATTTTACAACATGCAAATGCTTTAATAGAACATAATCGCGATAGACTTGGGAAAAAACTTGTAGGAACAAAAGAAAAGGGAAGCTCAATAAAAGTTTATGAGTCAAATGATGAAAATGATGAGACAAGAAAGATAGTTGAGGATATAAAAAATCTTCTTGCAAATGGTGAAAATGCAAAAGATATAGCAATATTATTCAGAGTAAATGCACTAAGCCGTTCACTAGAAGAAGGATTTAATAAAGCAGGGCTTAATTATAAACTTGTAGGTGGAATGAAGTTTTATGAGAGAACAGAGATAAAAGATTTAATAGCTTATTTTAGGATTTTGACAAATTTAAGTGATAATTTTTCTATAAAAAGGATAATAAATAAACCAAAAAGAGGAATAGGAGCAACTACTATTGATAAACTTGAAGAGAGAGCAAATGAGCTTAAAACTTCTATTTTTGATCTAATTCAAGACTCTACGGCAGATGAATTAAGTGCTGTTGTTGGAAAGAAGAATTCAAGGACTTTAAAAGTTTTTGAAGCTTCAATTTTAGATTTAAGAGAGTTGATGAATCAATCAAAAATGAGATTATTGGATAGTTTTGAAGATACTTTTGATTATAGAGCTTCTTATGACAATCTTCCTGATGGCTTTGAAAGACAAGCAAATATAGATGAGTTTTATGGATATATTAGAGATTACTTTATGCAAAATCCACATTTAGATTTAAAAGATTTCTTAAATGAAATAGCACTTGAAAGTCAAAATGATGAGTATACAAATGAGTCTATAAGTATGATGAGCATACATGCTTCTAAAGGTTTAGAGTTTAAACATCTTTTTATTATTGGGCTTGAAGAGGGATTTTTTCCAATTATTGGAGATGGAACAGATTTAGAAGAAGAGAGAAGATTAGGTTATGTAGCATTTACAAGGGCTATGGATAATCTTACACTATCTTTTGTCCATTCAAGATTTTATAAAGGGAAAAGAGCTCAATTAAATAAAAGTAGATTTTTGGTTGAGAGTGGATTAGTAAAAGGTAGTTTAGTAATAGAAAAACAATCTGGATTTAAAAAAGGGGATATAGTAACTCATAAAATATTTGGACAAGGAAGAGTTGAAAAAGCAGTAAATGCAGGGAAAGATTATAAGCTTACAATAAATTTTGGTGGACAAAAAAGAGAGATATTATCATCTTTTGTTGAGAAAGCTTAA
- the truB gene encoding tRNA pseudouridine(55) synthase TruB — protein sequence MQKRVYEKGELNKLFVVNKPMFISSNFYLNKFKRSFKNKKAGFSGTLDPFAKGCLIVAFGQYTKLFKYLNKAPKTYKAVIWLGVSSESLDIERVENIGFEKKQNFDFIKMELLKLKGEIDYIPPKFSAKRVNGLKAYELAREGLDFELKASTMQVFDIKLLQYNHPFISFEVTVSEGSYIRSLAQLFLQNIGCIGTLSYLERVCEGKFRFQNHKELNPLDFIEIPRNIYSGTKEWLEFGKRVSKDYLSIKENGKYIIEVDTFFSIIEIIDNEVKYILNKVPKIKGSIDD from the coding sequence TTGCAAAAGAGAGTTTATGAAAAGGGAGAGTTAAATAAGCTTTTTGTTGTAAATAAGCCTATGTTTATTAGCTCAAATTTTTATTTAAATAAGTTTAAAAGATCTTTTAAAAATAAAAAAGCAGGTTTTAGTGGAACTTTAGATCCCTTTGCAAAAGGTTGTTTAATAGTTGCCTTTGGACAATATACAAAACTTTTTAAATATTTAAATAAAGCTCCAAAAACTTATAAAGCTGTTATTTGGTTGGGAGTTAGTTCAGAATCTTTGGATATAGAAAGAGTTGAAAATATAGGTTTTGAGAAAAAACAAAATTTTGATTTTATAAAAATGGAACTTCTTAAATTAAAAGGTGAAATAGATTATATTCCACCTAAATTTTCAGCAAAAAGAGTAAATGGACTAAAAGCTTATGAGTTAGCTAGAGAAGGTTTGGATTTTGAACTTAAAGCTTCAACTATGCAAGTTTTTGATATAAAATTACTACAATATAATCATCCATTTATTAGTTTTGAAGTAACGGTTAGTGAAGGAAGTTATATTAGATCTTTAGCTCAACTATTTTTACAAAATATTGGTTGTATAGGGACTTTATCTTATTTGGAAAGAGTTTGTGAAGGAAAATTTAGATTTCAAAATCATAAAGAGTTAAATCCACTTGATTTTATAGAGATTCCAAGAAATATTTATAGTGGTACGAAAGAGTGGTTAGAGTTTGGAAAAAGAGTTTCAAAAGATTATTTAAGTATAAAAGAGAATGGAAAATATATTATAGAAGTTGATACATTTTTCTCTATTATTGAGATTATTGACAATGAGGTAAAATATATTTTAAATAAAGTTCCAAAAATAAAAGGTAGTATTGATGACTAA
- a CDS encoding 4-(cytidine 5'-diphospho)-2-C-methyl-D-erythritol kinase, whose protein sequence is MTKKSYAKVNIFLKIVGLRDNYHLLASRFMLVKNLFDEISFIKKDVESFTLEGDFSCLLEKNTVYKAYKELEKYREVKDFFQKNIVIIDKKIPEFAGLGGGSSNCATFLNMVNLVCNLNLSKDELAKIGAKIGADVPFFVYEYDSANVSGIGEIVEEFKEELLNIEIITPKIPCDTGKIYKTFRENFYKEFDKEETKKLFATNSKSILDRFKMEEANDLYLPALSLNPNLKEFAKDNWFFSGSGSSFFRGL, encoded by the coding sequence ATGACTAAAAAATCTTATGCAAAAGTAAATATATTTTTAAAAATAGTTGGATTAAGAGATAACTATCATCTTTTGGCTTCAAGATTTATGTTAGTTAAAAACCTTTTTGATGAGATTAGCTTTATAAAAAAAGATGTAGAAAGTTTTACATTAGAGGGAGATTTTTCTTGTTTATTAGAAAAAAATACAGTTTATAAAGCATATAAAGAGTTAGAAAAATATAGAGAAGTAAAAGATTTCTTTCAAAAGAATATTGTAATAATAGATAAAAAGATTCCAGAATTTGCAGGACTTGGTGGTGGAAGTTCAAATTGTGCAACTTTTTTAAATATGGTAAATCTTGTTTGTAATTTGAATTTGAGTAAAGATGAATTAGCAAAAATTGGTGCAAAAATTGGTGCAGATGTTCCTTTTTTTGTATATGAATATGATAGTGCAAATGTTAGTGGAATTGGAGAAATTGTTGAAGAGTTTAAAGAAGAACTACTAAATATTGAAATTATTACTCCAAAAATTCCTTGTGATACAGGAAAAATTTATAAAACATTTAGGGAAAATTTTTATAAAGAGTTTGATAAAGAGGAAACTAAAAAACTTTTTGCTACAAACTCTAAATCTATTTTAGATAGGTTTAAAATGGAAGAAGCAAATGATTTGTATTTACCAGCTTTGAGTTTAAATCCCAATTTAAAAGAGTTTGCAAAAGATAATTGGTTTTTTAGTGGAAGCGGAAGCTCATTTTTTAGAGGTTTATAA
- the smpB gene encoding SsrA-binding protein SmpB, which yields MAKKEVKKNLVFRNKKAFHDFTILDTLEAGIVLEGSEVKAIRDGRVNLKDSFVRIIKGEVFLLNAHISHLSTTHSTYRPDERRARKLLLHTKQIGKMYSKVTKDGMTLVCTKLYFNDKNMIKVEVATAQGKKLHDKREALKEKSIKRDTQIILKSYK from the coding sequence ATGGCAAAAAAAGAAGTTAAAAAGAATTTAGTTTTTAGAAATAAAAAAGCATTTCATGATTTTACAATTTTGGATACACTTGAAGCAGGTATTGTTTTAGAAGGTAGTGAAGTAAAAGCTATAAGAGATGGAAGAGTAAACTTAAAAGATAGTTTTGTGAGAATTATAAAAGGCGAAGTTTTCCTTTTAAATGCTCATATTTCTCATTTAAGTACAACACATAGTACTTATAGACCAGATGAAAGAAGGGCTAGAAAGCTCCTTTTGCACACAAAACAAATAGGAAAAATGTATTCAAAAGTTACAAAAGATGGAATGACTTTAGTTTGTACAAAACTATATTTTAATGATAAAAATATGATAAAAGTGGAAGTTGCAACAGCCCAAGGTAAAAAATTACATGATAAAAGAGAAGCCTTAAAAGAAAAATCTATTAAAAGAGATACTCAAATTATTCTAAAATCTTATAAATAA
- the ccoN gene encoding cytochrome-c oxidase, cbb3-type subunit I, translated as MQNSAQIEYDYSVAKAFTFATILFGIIGMTIGVVLAFQLAFPELNYLAGEYGTFSRLRPLHTNGVAFGFTLSGVFAGWYYISQRVLKVSLKESPFLMVIAKLHFTVYFITILLAVVTLFMGITTSKEYAELEWPLDILVVVFWVLWGISIFGIIGIRRERTLYISLWYFIATFIAIAMLYLFNNMEVPTALVSGYGSWIHSVSMYSGTNDALVQWWYGHNAVAFVFTTPIIALIYYFLPKESGQNIYSYKLSILAFWGLLFVYLWAGGHHLIYSTVPDWMQTMGSVMSIVLILPSWGSAINMLLTMKGEWNQLQSNTLIKFMVLASTFYMLSTIEGPIQSIKSVNAIAHFTDWIPGHVHDGVLGWVVFMVMAALFHMVPRMYKKELYSKSLMETQFWLQTVGIVLYFTSMWIAGITQGMMWRAYDEYGSLVYSFIDTVTVLHPYYTIRAVGGLLYLIGFFMFAYNIYKTIKCGRVLDKEPANATPVAA; from the coding sequence ATGCAAAACAGTGCACAAATTGAGTATGATTACTCGGTTGCAAAAGCATTTACATTTGCGACAATCTTGTTTGGTATCATTGGTATGACAATAGGTGTTGTACTTGCTTTTCAATTAGCTTTTCCAGAGCTAAACTATTTAGCAGGAGAATACGGTACATTTAGTAGATTGAGACCACTGCATACAAATGGGGTTGCGTTTGGATTTACACTAAGTGGAGTTTTCGCTGGTTGGTATTATATATCTCAAAGGGTTTTAAAAGTTTCATTAAAAGAGTCACCTTTTTTAATGGTAATTGCTAAATTACATTTTACAGTATATTTTATCACTATTCTTTTGGCTGTTGTTACACTATTTATGGGTATTACAACTTCAAAAGAGTATGCAGAATTAGAGTGGCCATTAGATATTTTAGTTGTTGTTTTTTGGGTTTTATGGGGTATTTCAATTTTTGGAATAATCGGAATTAGAAGAGAAAGAACACTATATATTTCACTTTGGTATTTTATTGCAACATTTATAGCAATTGCAATGTTATATCTTTTTAATAATATGGAAGTTCCAACAGCACTTGTAAGTGGTTATGGTTCATGGATTCACTCTGTATCTATGTATTCAGGTACTAATGATGCTTTAGTTCAATGGTGGTATGGACATAATGCTGTTGCATTCGTATTTACTACTCCAATTATTGCATTAATTTATTACTTTTTACCAAAAGAGTCAGGGCAAAACATCTACTCATATAAACTATCAATCTTAGCATTCTGGGGATTACTATTTGTTTATTTATGGGCTGGTGGACACCACTTAATTTATTCAACTGTTCCAGATTGGATGCAAACAATGGGTTCAGTAATGTCAATTGTTTTAATTTTACCATCATGGGGATCTGCAATTAATATGCTTTTAACTATGAAAGGTGAGTGGAATCAGTTACAATCTAATACTTTAATTAAATTTATGGTTTTAGCTTCAACGTTTTATATGTTAAGTACAATTGAAGGACCAATTCAGTCTATTAAATCAGTAAATGCTATTGCACACTTTACAGATTGGATTCCAGGACACGTACATGATGGAGTTTTAGGATGGGTTGTATTTATGGTAATGGCAGCACTATTCCACATGGTTCCAAGAATGTATAAAAAAGAGCTATACTCTAAATCTTTAATGGAAACTCAATTCTGGTTACAAACAGTTGGAATTGTTTTATATTTTACATCTATGTGGATTGCAGGTATTACTCAAGGTATGATGTGGAGAGCTTATGATGAGTATGGTTCATTAGTTTACTCATTTATAGATACTGTAACAGTTTTACATCCATACTATACAATTAGAGCAGTTGGTGGGTTACTATACCTAATTGGATTCTTTATGTTCGCTTATAACATTTATAAAACTATTAAATGTGGAAGAGTATTAGATAAAGAACCAGCAAATGCAACGCCAGTAGCTGCTTAA
- the ccoO gene encoding cytochrome-c oxidase, cbb3-type subunit II, which produces MFHWFEQRPFFFAVLVFIFVAFAGIIEVIPDFAKQSRPTVGTKPYSVLELAGRHVYIKDSCNACHSQLIRPFKAETDRYGMYSLSGEYAYDRPFLWGSKRTGPDLMRVGNYRTTDWHENHMWDPKAVVPGSIMPAYKHQFENKADIETAYAEAVTVKTVFNTPYDQEGMPKLGSWDEAKAAALEEAKVIAASMKNEKVKQAVANGEVPQIVALIAYLNSLK; this is translated from the coding sequence ATGTTTCATTGGTTTGAACAAAGACCGTTTTTCTTTGCGGTACTAGTATTTATATTTGTAGCATTCGCAGGTATTATTGAGGTAATCCCAGATTTTGCAAAACAAAGTAGACCAACAGTTGGTACTAAACCATATTCAGTATTGGAATTAGCAGGAAGACATGTTTATATAAAAGATTCATGTAATGCTTGTCACTCACAGCTAATTAGACCATTTAAAGCTGAAACTGATAGATATGGTATGTACTCTTTAAGTGGAGAATATGCTTATGATAGACCATTCTTATGGGGATCAAAAAGAACTGGTCCAGATTTAATGAGAGTTGGAAACTATAGAACTACTGATTGGCATGAAAATCATATGTGGGATCCAAAAGCTGTTGTTCCTGGAAGTATTATGCCAGCATATAAACATCAGTTTGAAAATAAAGCTGATATAGAGACAGCTTATGCAGAAGCTGTAACAGTTAAGACAGTATTTAATACTCCTTATGATCAAGAAGGTATGCCAAAGCTAGGTTCTTGGGATGAAGCAAAAGCTGCTGCTTTAGAAGAAGCAAAAGTGATTGCAGCGAGTATGAAAAATGAAAAAGTTAAACAAGCTGTTGCAAATGGCGAAGTTCCTCAAATAGTTGCATTAATTGCATATTTAAATTCTTTAAAATAG
- a CDS encoding CcoQ/FixQ family Cbb3-type cytochrome c oxidase assembly chaperone, with translation MDYETLLTLQGYTKFFLILVVFILFYSYAFSIYRRDKKGERDFEKYSNLVHDDSSVSAPLEERTSKKDIGNKEK, from the coding sequence ATGGATTATGAAACACTTTTGACATTACAAGGATATACTAAATTCTTTTTGATTTTAGTTGTATTTATCCTGTTTTATTCTTATGCCTTTTCTATATATAGAAGAGACAAAAAAGGTGAGAGGGATTTTGAAAAATATTCTAATCTTGTACATGATGACTCAAGTGTTTCAGCCCCTCTTGAAGAAAGAACAAGTAAAAAAGATATAGGTAATAAGGAGAAATAA
- a CDS encoding c-type cytochrome, producing the protein MKSMVIGGIILIIALMAGTYFVAGDAFISDDYINALTFLGAAAIITISTFVVLKYVNQMKNDTASGDLAEENWDGIGEYKNKVPTGWAIAFIGTIIWMFWYMTIGYPVTGFSQIGQWNEETNEYNAKFQQKWVNPSEDTLKAMGQSVFLVQCAPCHGNDAEGINGKAHDLTKRISKEQVEFTIRNGANNLKESFPAGMPPMMLTEDADISAVSAYVAGGFKGEQPVAYATCAACHGDNGEGMPFVGPNIKSYDEALVMAVLKEGKIGSIGQMPSFTGRLNETQEKALASYLRSLGGK; encoded by the coding sequence ATGAAATCTATGGTTATAGGTGGAATAATTCTTATCATCGCATTAATGGCAGGAACTTACTTTGTAGCAGGTGATGCTTTTATTAGTGATGATTATATTAATGCTTTAACATTTTTAGGAGCAGCTGCTATTATTACAATTAGTACGTTTGTTGTTTTAAAATATGTTAATCAGATGAAAAATGATACAGCAAGTGGTGATTTAGCTGAAGAAAATTGGGATGGAATAGGTGAATATAAAAATAAAGTTCCAACTGGTTGGGCTATAGCATTTATTGGAACAATTATTTGGATGTTTTGGTATATGACTATTGGATACCCTGTAACAGGATTTTCTCAAATTGGTCAATGGAATGAAGAGACAAATGAGTATAATGCTAAATTTCAGCAAAAATGGGTTAATCCATCAGAAGATACATTAAAAGCGATGGGGCAGTCAGTATTTTTAGTTCAATGTGCTCCTTGTCATGGAAATGATGCTGAAGGTATTAATGGTAAAGCTCATGACTTAACAAAAAGAATATCTAAAGAGCAAGTTGAATTTACTATTAGAAATGGTGCGAATAATTTAAAAGAATCTTTCCCAGCAGGAATGCCTCCTATGATGCTAACTGAAGATGCAGATATTAGTGCAGTTTCAGCTTATGTTGCAGGTGGATTTAAAGGTGAACAACCAGTAGCTTATGCAACTTGTGCTGCTTGTCATGGAGACAATGGTGAAGGTATGCCTTTTGTTGGTCCAAATATTAAATCTTATGATGAAGCTTTAGTAATGGCTGTTTTAAAAGAGGGTAAAATAGGTTCTATTGGTCAAATGCCAAGCTTCACAGGAAGATTAAATGAGACTCAAGAGAAAGCTTTAGCTTCTTACTTAAGAAGTTTAGGAGGAAAATAA
- a CDS encoding DUF4006 family protein, with amino-acid sequence MAGNTQMNENERGIFKLNGITGMLVAVVLLLAILATLVTNAVMVQQREASNYYKINQDLQGLKANSPENIKHYQVVGSEKKE; translated from the coding sequence ATGGCTGGAAATACTCAAATGAATGAGAATGAAAGAGGGATATTTAAACTAAATGGAATTACAGGAATGTTAGTAGCAGTTGTATTATTACTTGCGATTCTTGCAACATTAGTTACTAATGCTGTTATGGTTCAACAAAGAGAAGCTAGTAATTATTATAAAATTAATCAAGATTTACAAGGCTTAAAAGCAAATAGTCCTGAAAATATTAAACATTACCAAGTAGTTGGTTCTGAGAAAAAGGAGTAA
- a CDS encoding PD-(D/E)XK nuclease family protein: MLSKKSLLIFPTQRAIREYLNKQKDLNTLLPSCLSIDDFLKKSIYFENKVYCDEEQRTLILNESVKNVDIKKLGISSNFTKFLSQSEYIYRFFLEISSEDIEIKDIKTKDTYEFYIEHLSILEQILLNYKLLLEKNNFVDRVNLKDNYRINIEFLDLFEDIIIYFEGYFTKIEFEIIEKISEKIPLKIEFFSNIYNQKSLQVFKSIGYDIKLNNKYILNLSKKNIIEENSLEISSNNIDIKAFSSRLNQISYIKSSIVSCVNKGIKAENIAVILPDESFAKSLELFDRENYFNFAMGKSILNKNLYQKANAIYGFLVDNEIKNIENLNFFDIDKVFIEKNIGLFWNKQCNEDKFLEITNYIKVDEKCNELIEKYDELVFRLKIVLFSQNFELKLKDAFKIFLQKLAKITLDDIHSGKVTVMGVLETRLISFDAVIICDFNDEFVPKISTKDKFLSTKIKSLANLPTKFDRENLQKYYYRRLIDNSKNVFISFVNKENSQISRFASELFDRKIDFLSNDEAYKDILYKNIFLNYSDENIEQNIDLTKISWSASSLKKFLDCRRKYYLENILRLKNHSISLLPENFELGSIVHKILEELIKSEGRRKKDLDELFLKYKNANPFLVLDLEVYRQKLYDFLEFENSRINIKTIDLEKNFTTYFNGISINGVIDRVDLNGDIYELIDYKTSRNLTIDTEKTYEKSHDFQLEFYYIAAKELYKSDKIKAYYFSLYDTLLKEEIVLDEKLELLNSIFSELKELSKEKIQFLKTENRAICEFCNFKIICNR, encoded by the coding sequence ATGCTAAGTAAAAAATCTCTTTTAATTTTCCCTACTCAAAGAGCGATAAGAGAGTATTTAAATAAACAAAAAGATTTGAATACTCTTTTACCTTCATGTCTATCAATTGATGATTTTCTAAAAAAATCTATATATTTTGAAAATAAGGTTTATTGTGATGAGGAGCAAAGAACTCTAATTTTAAATGAATCTGTTAAAAATGTTGATATAAAGAAATTAGGTATTAGTTCAAATTTTACAAAATTTTTATCACAAAGTGAATATATATATAGATTTTTTTTGGAAATTTCAAGTGAAGATATAGAGATAAAAGATATAAAAACTAAAGATACTTATGAGTTTTATATTGAACATTTATCAATTCTAGAACAGATTTTATTAAATTATAAATTACTTTTAGAAAAAAACAATTTTGTTGATAGAGTTAATTTAAAAGATAATTATAGGATAAATATTGAGTTTTTAGATCTTTTTGAAGATATTATAATATATTTTGAGGGATATTTTACAAAAATAGAGTTTGAAATTATTGAAAAAATATCTGAAAAAATTCCTCTAAAAATTGAGTTTTTTTCAAATATTTATAATCAAAAATCTCTACAAGTATTTAAGAGTATAGGTTATGATATAAAACTAAATAATAAATATATTTTAAATCTTTCAAAAAAAAATATAATAGAAGAAAATAGTTTAGAAATAAGTTCTAATAATATTGATATTAAAGCTTTTTCTTCTCGATTAAATCAGATTTCATATATTAAATCTTCTATTGTATCTTGTGTAAATAAGGGAATAAAAGCTGAAAATATTGCTGTTATTTTACCTGATGAGAGTTTTGCAAAGAGTTTGGAACTTTTTGATAGAGAAAACTATTTTAATTTTGCTATGGGAAAGAGTATTTTAAATAAGAATTTATACCAAAAGGCAAATGCAATATATGGTTTTTTAGTTGATAATGAGATAAAAAACATAGAAAATTTAAATTTTTTTGATATTGATAAAGTATTTATAGAAAAAAATATTGGACTATTTTGGAATAAACAGTGTAATGAAGATAAATTTTTAGAAATAACAAATTATATAAAAGTAGATGAGAAATGTAATGAATTAATAGAAAAATATGATGAGTTAGTTTTTAGATTAAAGATTGTACTTTTCTCACAAAATTTTGAATTAAAATTAAAAGATGCTTTCAAGATATTTTTACAAAAATTGGCAAAAATAACCTTAGACGATATTCACTCTGGAAAAGTTACAGTTATGGGAGTTTTAGAAACAAGGCTTATTAGTTTTGATGCAGTTATTATTTGTGATTTTAATGATGAATTTGTTCCAAAAATATCAACAAAAGATAAATTTTTATCTACAAAGATAAAATCTTTGGCGAATCTACCAACAAAATTTGATAGGGAAAATTTGCAAAAATATTATTATAGAAGATTGATAGATAATTCAAAGAATGTATTTATCTCTTTTGTAAATAAAGAGAACTCACAAATTTCAAGATTTGCAAGTGAGCTTTTTGATAGAAAAATAGACTTTTTATCAAATGATGAAGCCTATAAAGATATTTTATATAAAAATATTTTCCTAAATTACTCAGATGAAAATATTGAACAAAATATAGATTTAACAAAAATTTCCTGGTCAGCAAGTAGCTTGAAAAAGTTTTTAGATTGTAGAAGGAAATACTATTTAGAAAATATTTTAAGGCTAAAAAATCACTCTATCTCATTATTACCTGAAAACTTTGAATTAGGAAGTATAGTTCATAAAATATTAGAAGAATTAATAAAAAGTGAAGGTAGAAGAAAAAAAGATTTAGATGAGCTATTTTTAAAATATAAGAATGCAAATCCATTTTTAGTTTTAGATTTAGAAGTTTATAGACAAAAACTTTATGATTTTCTGGAGTTTGAAAATAGTAGAATAAATATAAAAACTATTGATTTAGAAAAGAATTTCACCACTTATTTTAATGGTATTTCTATAAATGGAGTTATTGATAGAGTAGATTTAAATGGAGATATTTATGAATTAATTGATTATAAGACTTCAAGAAATCTTACTATTGATACAGAAAAAACTTATGAAAAAAGCCATGACTTTCAGTTGGAGTTTTACTATATTGCAGCAAAAGAGCTTTATAAAAGTGATAAAATAAAAGCTTATTATTTTTCACTATATGATACCTTACTAAAAGAAGAGATAGTTTTGGATGAAAAATTAGAACTTTTAAACTCTATTTTTTCTGAATTAAAAGAGCTTTCAAAAGAGAAAATCCAATTTTTAAAAACTGAAAATCGAGCAATTTGTGAATTTTGTAATTTTAAAATAATTTGTAATAGATAG
- a CDS encoding c-type cytochrome — translation MKKAVISSILLLATSSFANTTMCFKESHSSMATIESIALDGGECAGKYSINDMKAKGWSVDDIKISQTQNGMNFIYILKSADHPKIAPMVAGGTVAGTSLSQEQMEANIMAKLEAKKEAEEKAKIAQEIKEAKIDAQGIYTNQCQNCHGAKGEVRKGNSKLRDLSTEQMEEALKEYKLGVGEKASSVYGPSHINFLNDKTIQGIKAYLDSIQ, via the coding sequence TTGAAAAAAGCGGTTATTTCATCTATTTTACTTTTAGCAACATCTAGTTTTGCAAACACAACAATGTGTTTTAAGGAGAGCCACTCTTCAATGGCAACTATTGAATCTATAGCTCTTGATGGTGGAGAGTGTGCAGGAAAGTATTCAATAAATGATATGAAAGCAAAAGGTTGGAGTGTTGATGATATTAAAATATCTCAAACTCAAAATGGTATGAATTTCATATATATTTTAAAATCAGCTGATCATCCAAAAATTGCTCCTATGGTAGCAGGTGGAACTGTTGCTGGAACATCACTTAGCCAAGAACAAATGGAAGCAAATATAATGGCAAAACTTGAGGCAAAAAAAGAGGCTGAAGAGAAAGCTAAGATTGCACAAGAGATTAAAGAGGCAAAAATTGATGCTCAAGGAATTTATACAAATCAGTGTCAAAATTGTCACGGTGCAAAAGGTGAAGTTAGAAAAGGTAATTCAAAACTTAGAGATTTAAGCACTGAGCAGATGGAAGAGGCTTTAAAAGAGTACAAATTAGGTGTTGGAGAAAAAGCTAGTTCTGTTTATGGACCTTCACACATTAATTTTTTAAATGATAAAACTATTCAAGGTATCAAAGCCTACTTAGATAGTATTCAATAA